The following are from one region of the Nostoc cf. commune SO-36 genome:
- a CDS encoding RNAseH domain-containing protein — protein MWSHCGYGFGHYSDWTALPAPLFFERVVRTILVILP, from the coding sequence TTGTGGAGTCACTGCGGCTACGGCTTTGGTCACTACAGCGATTGGACAGCTTTACCTGCTCCTTTATTTTTTGAGCGTGTTGTACGGACTATATTAGTGATTTTGCCATAG
- a CDS encoding transposase domain-containing protein: protein MREGARYANAKTKVEEERHRSLPAHLVICLIIAMSLWSRDSMRDVQKNLIDQTEFRSQEPEWAKRPATANRMEFCATGG from the coding sequence GTGCGCGAAGGCGCACGCTACGCGAATGCTAAAACTAAAGTAGAAGAGGAACGCCATCGTTCGTTACCAGCACATCTGGTAATTTGTCTAATAATAGCAATGAGCTTGTGGTCGAGAGATTCAATGCGAGATGTACAAAAAAATCTCATTGATCAAACAGAATTCAGGAGTCAGGAGCCAGAATGGGCTAAACGCCCCGCTACCGCTAACAGAATGGAATTCTGCGCGACTGGCGGATAG